GGGTGGCAGGCATCACTCCCGCCCTTCGAACGCCTTCCGGAGCTCGCCGGGGAGTGGCGCGTCAAAGTTGCGGGCGATGGACATGCGTCCCTTCCAGCCGCCCGGCTTGCGCCGACGTGCCGGCCAGGACAGCGCGGTCAGCCTGGCCTTCGGCTTGCCGGCCTTGGCGATGATGATTTCCTCGCCCGCGGCGGCACGATCGACGAGACGCGAGATCGCCGATTTGGCCGCGTACGAATTGTAGA
This sequence is a window from Candidatus Binatia bacterium. Protein-coding genes within it:
- a CDS encoding type II toxin-antitoxin system prevent-host-death family antitoxin; this encodes MAETIYNSYAAKSAISRLVDRAAAGEEIIIAKAGKPKARLTALSWPARRRKPGGWKGRMSIARNFDAPLPGELRKAFEGRE